The Bacteroidota bacterium sequence TTTCAGGTAAATCGTATTTTATTACTGTTGTAGGGTTGAACGGGTTTGGGTAATTTTGATATAATGTAAAGTTTTCAGGTATATTTTCTTCAGTAAATGTTTTATAAAATTCACACGGTCTCGGCAGTGCTGCTTGCGCTTCTACAAAAAGAATATCGTTTTGTGAACTTCCAATATATAGATTACCATTGCTGGATAATAAAATTTTATCTTCTCCGCTGCCGGGTCTTGTTAACCAATATTTTGTGTTATTCTGCCACTTAATATTCCAATTTATATTTATAGGATATTGTGCATCCTTAATAACTATCGGCATTCTTTTTATTTTTTGATTCGGTAAGACAGTTTCGATAAATTTATTAGATTGAAACCGCACGTTAAACAATCCTTTCGGAGTAACAGGCGGCATTTCAAAATCGCTGATTCCTAAATTTACTGCGCGACCAGCATTTCGCGTGTACATTGTTTGAGTATTGCCATTTGCATCTGTGATTGTAAAATTATCGAGTGTTGAAAGTGAGGCAACAGGATCGCAAGGGTTCGGCGGCTGCGGTGCCGATTGAGTGGTAAATACCCAAGTATTAGACCAGTTACTCGTAGCTATATCGGAGGAGGCATTCACTCGCCAGCAATATTTTGTACTGTACGATAAGCTTACTTGTTTAAGTGTATCGGTTATTGAAGGATCATCAAAAATGAGATTTGTAAAACAGTTGTTAGTAGAAATTTGTAAACGATACGATACGGCATCGGTCGATTTTCTCCAGCGGAAGATTGGGTTTATCGATATTCCCGTTGCACTGCTATCCGGTTTAACAAGTTTTGGAATTGGGGATGCACCTGGCGGATTAGCGGATGGTTGATCTGCACAGAATGCTGGTTGATTTAACGATGTAGTAGAATTTATGTTCAATTTCAATATTCCACTTTGATTAGCTTTCACCCAGTAACCAAGCCCAGGTATTATGGTATCAGCAACATGATATGCACCATTCCTGTAACCATAAAGATATGAACTAATTATTCCAGGGGGATCAGAAGTCGCTTTTGATTTCAATAAATTTAACGAGATAGAACCTATCATATTCCAACCTGCAACCAAATTAATTTCATGATTTAAAATTGGAGGACCTTCATATTCGTAGGTATGACCTTGGTTAAACTTTACCCAATAACCTTTTCCATTTTCAAGTGTACTTTTCGGGACATATCCGCCGCTCTCATAAGTGTAAGCAGGAGTTATCGCATCCGGATACACGATGCTTTTGTCGTAATTACTAACTATGTTCGGCACACTTAACATATTCCAACCAATCGGAATTTTTGATTTTATTTTAAAATTACCGTTTACGGTTAATTGAGAGTTGGTACCAAAACTCCAAATAGAGTTTGCACTTATAAAAAGATTTCCACCTGATGCGATGTTAATCACAGAGTTGTTACCAAGTGAAATCTCAGCTCCGTTGCCGATTATTAATGCGGACTTTCGTTGAGCGGTCAGTGTAATGTTATCTGCAATTGTTAATTTTAAATCTTTTAGTTTAGAAGGTTCAGGGTAAAGATACGGATCAATTATTATTTCATTATTTGGTAACTCAGGATCCCCTGGACCTATTATATTTGTATTTATATCTACAATAGCTGGAGAAAGAAGTGTATCGGATGTAACACCATCCAAAGGTAATATATTTGGGAAGAAAAAATCTCCGTTACGCTGATTCTTCGGTATAAACTGTAGCTCATTCCAAACGCGATATACTTTGTTGTTTTCTATTTCAAATAGAGAAGTAATTTTCCCAGATCTAATATAAACCCGAGAGTTGATACTCTTTGAATTATCATAAGTTATTATTATATCACAACCAGGATCATCTGGGAAATTTGAATCCATAAAATCAATGTAAAAAATATATTCTTTTTCAATAGTCAATCCTTTATTTTTAATTTTAATTTCATATATCCCGTAACCTATCCAGTCAAAGAAGCCTGGTGCCCTCGGTCCACCTGCACCAATGTAATCAATATATATTGTTTTGGGTATATCACCCTCACTCCAAATTATATCATGATCTACTCCAATAATACTTTGTGGTTCAGAAGAATTAGGGCAGCCAACCATATCATCCTTTCTCTGGTATTCGTGACTGTATATTTTCTTCTGCGCTGGACAATATAATCCTTTCATTACATCTCCAGAATATATAGTCCCAACTTTTTTAATCGAAAAATAGATATTGCCAGATGAACCAAAATTTTCAACTTTAAAAATCATATCAGAAGGGATAAATGTTGAACTCTGTGAATATCCCAAATTATTGAAAAATATAATAAAAAATGAAATTAGAAAAATCATAAATTTTGTTTTCATAGTAATATTCCTCTTATATTATGTTTGTGATAATTCATTAAAAAAATCATTATTATTGCAAATTCACATTTTCACTATTTAATAGCCACAACAAACGGATAAAAACCACTATAGTAAACTGTACCGTTATCAGAAATAACAATTGAATATACAATATTACTAAAATAATTGAAGGAAAAATCGATAATACCAAATTCATTAATACGTATCATTTCAAAACGATTCAACGAACTTCCATCAGTTCCGAAATACATTCTTCCTTTATTATCAATTACAGGATATGATTCAACTGAAAATTCTAATTTTAATTCCCATAATAATTTTCCTTCCGTATTGTACAGGTAGATATTATTTCCCATATATGATATAATATTTCCATTAGGTGTGATTGCAGGCGTTGCTCTTGGTAATTCTCCAAAACCCTTTCCTATCCATTTTAATTTGCCTTGACTGGTAAGGCAATAAAGATTGGGTTGTTGAATTTTATAAAAATAAATATTTCCATTTCCATCAATTACTAAGTTTAAAAAGTTTACCCCAGCACTGTCAGTATATCTCCACTTTTCTTTTCCATCAGGATATAGTGCGATTAATGCTTTATCATACCAACTGTTATAATATATTATTCCATCTTTATCTACGGTTGGAGAGCACAAATTATTTGCTCCATCTTTAGTCCAAATAATTTCACCTCCCAAACTATTTAATGCAATTAATTTTCCCCAGTATGGATTTTCATATGTGCAAAAGTAAATTATATTATTTTTTGATATTGCTGGTGATGAATACGTCGATGAAATATTTGTCTTCCATAAATTTTCTCCCAGCGGTGTATAAGCTGCCGTTAAATCTCCTTGGAGTGTATTTGAGCTAATAATTATTGTTCCATCATCTTTTATTGATATAAAAACACCAACTCTTGCGTTATATCCTTCAACAACCCATAACAAATCTCCATTCTCGGAGAACGCATATAAAAGGGTATCGGAAAACCTACAGCCGATATAAACATTACCCTCAGGGCCTACACTCATCATACCAACTCTATGAGGAAAATCGCGCCTCCACAAGATTTTAGCACTTGTATCTTCTAAACCTTTTGGATATGGGTAAACCACATTATGTCCTCTTCCGCTTGCATCGTATCTCACCATTGGCCATTGTGGAACTTTTAGAATTGCTTCATAAACCTGAAAATTTAGGACAGTATCACCTAGGACAAAAACATTTTCAATTTTCATCGGTTCAATCTTTGGTTTTGTGCTGTCCGTGTTTTCTATAGAAACAGTATACACATTGCTTGAGTCTTGGTAAAGGTCTTCAACATAATAATTATTGGTTTTTCTAAAAACCTCAGCAGTTGTTCCGCTTGTTATTATATTATCAATGAACAACATCTTCCTTACTTGTCGCTTATCTCTAATACTCACCGAGTAAAAATAAATGCCATTTGCCACTTTTCTTCCTAAACCGTCTTTGCCATCCCACTGTACTTGTCCAATATTCTGTCCTGTGAACTCTTGTTGAAATGTTTTTACTCTCTGTCCTAATATATTATAAATACTAATTAGAACCGGAGATTGTTGTTTAATTTGATATGTAATAGTAGTTTGTTCTGAAAATGGGTTCGGATAGTTTTGGTAGAGTTTAAAATCTGTAATTTCTTTGTCATCGTTCTCAACTCCCGTAATCGTTATAATGTAATTCCCCGAAGAATCGGACAGCGAAATAAATTGGCGGTTGGTATCGACAGCATTTACAAAACATATCTTGGCTCGGTTAACTGGTATGCTGTTAGTAGTGGTTATCTTTCCGCTTATAATGGTCCCAGAATAGGAAAACCCCAGTTTTACCAATAAAAAGGTAGTTAAAATAATGATACAAAATTTTCTCATAGATACTTTTCTACGGCGGAAGTAATATATTCTCAGTTTCATCTGCCTTCGCGTTATCTTTGTAGGCATAATAAATAAAAGATATTTATAAAGCAAATTTTAAACGTAAAAAATTACCTTCAAAAGTAGGAAAAACGATGTGATTTATGTCAAAGTAAATTAACTTATAGCAAATATTTTATGAATGGTTTGCACTAACAAACCTATAGGTAGGGAAAACATCAATAAAAAAACCTCCGGGCTCCACAAAAAAACCCGGAGGTAACCAAACTGAGTTTACAGGATTAAACAACTCCTTGATTTAACATAGCATTAGCGACTTTCAAAAAGCCACCGATGTTGGCACCGTTGACATAATTACCGGGCGTTCCGTATTCTTTGGCAGTTTCTACACAAGTGTGATGAATGTTCTTCATTATCGAATGTAATTTTTGATCAACCTCTTCTCGCGACCATGGTAAACGCATGCTGTTTTGTGTCATCTCAAGTCCCGATGTGGCAACACCCCCGGCATTGGATGCTTTGCCGGGTGCATATAAAATTCCGCCATCCTGAAACACTTTTACACCTGCAATTGTTGTAGGCATATTTGCCCCTTCAGCTACATATTTACAACCGTTCTTTACTAATTCTTTTGCATCGTTTTCGTCAAGCTCGTTTTGAGTTGCGCAAGGAAGCGCAATATCGACCTTCACACCCCACGGTCGTTTGCCGGGATGGAATTGTACTTTGAATTTATCGGCATACATTTTAACTTCATCCTTACCGCTTGCACGCATATCTAACATAAAATTAATTTTTTCGCCTTTGATACCATCTTTATCGTGAACGAATCCATCCGGTCCTGAAATTGATAAAACTTTAGCCCCCAACTCGGTTGCTTTGAGAGCCGCCCCCCAGGCAACGTTACCGAAACCGGAAATTGAAACTGTTTTTCCATCGAAAGTATCATTCTTGGTTTTTAACATTTCTTCAGCAAAGTAAACTACACCAAAGCCCGTAGCTTCGGGTCTGATCAGTGAGCCGCCCCAGCTCAATCCTTTACCGGTTAGCACGCCGGTAAACTCGTTTGCCAATCGCTTGTATTGACCGAACATGAAACCGATTTCACGTGCACCGACCCCGATGTCGCCGGCGGGAACGTCAACATCGGCGCCGATATGGCGGAATAGTTCAGTCATAAAACTTTGGCAGAACCGCATAACTTCATTATCGCTTTTACCTCTTGTATCGAAATCGGCTCCACCTTTGCCGCCGCCCATCGGCAGTGTAGTTAAACTATTTTTATATACTTGTTCGAATGCTAAAAATTTCAAAACGCCTAAATTTACGGAAGGATGAAATCGCAAACCACCCTTGTAAGGTCCGATGGCGCTATTCATTTGAATTCGAAAACCGCGGTTAATCTGAACTTCACCTTTGTCGTCCATCCACGGCACCCGGAAAATTATTACCCGCTCAGGTTCTACCATTCGCTCCAAAATTTTTGCTTTTCGATATGCGGGGTTACGCTCTAAAACTAAATCTAACGATTCAAATACCTCTTGAACTGCTTGATGAAATTCCTTTTCACCTGGATTTTTAATTTGTACCTGTTCAATTAAATTGCTAATGTACTCAGTCATTTTATTCCTCGTTTAATTATTTGAAAGAATGTTGTTTATGATAGGTCTCTTAAAATCAATCCCAAAATAACAATTTTTATTGTATTTAACAAATAAAATATTTTCTGAAAAAGTTCGTATATTCAACATTATGAAACAAGAATTTAAAGGTAAAACTTTTATTATTACAGGAGCTTCGAGCGGAATCGGAAAAGCCGTTGCCAAACTTGCGGTTGAGCGGGGTGCCAACGCGACCATTACAGCCAGGCGATTGAACGAACTGCAAATAACAGCAAAAGAAATTAACCGTCAGAACATCGAGATTGTTTCTGCTGATATTACAAACGAAGCAGATAGAGAATTAGTTATCGAAAAAACAGTAACCCGATTCGGCGGTATCGATGTGTTGGTTAATGCAGCAGGAATTATCGGAACGGGAAATATTGAAAACACAACTCTCGCACAATGGGACTATATGATGGATGTAAATTTGCGTTCGTTGTTTCGACTGATACAACTGACGCTGCCGCATCTGATTGAACGAAAAGGGAACATCGTAAATGTTTCGAGTATCACCGGTGTGCGTGCCTTCCCGAACGTACTCGCTTATTGTGTCAGCAAAGCAGGGGTCGATCAACTTACACATTGTGTTGGACTTGAACTTGCACCGAAAGGAGTCCGCATAAATTCTGTTAATCCCGGTGTTGTGGTAACAAACTTACATCGTGCCGGAGGAATGGAAGAAGAAAAGTATAACGCATTTTTAGAACACAGCAAAACAACTCATCCACTCGGCAGAGTCGGGCAACCAGAAGAAGTAGCTGAATTGATTTTATTTCTCGCATCCGAACGGGCTGGCTGGATAACGGGCAGCAGTTACAGCATCGACGGTGGACGATCGCAAACATGCGCAAGATGAAAGGAACATTTATGAAGAACAAAAAAAATCAAAAATTATCAATATCTACACGGGCAGTTCACGGTAAACGTTTATATGCTTATACAGGACCTGTTGCATTACCAATTTACCAGACCAGCACATACCGTTTTGAAAACTCGAAACTCGCAATCCGTTATGCCGAAGGGGACGAATCGGTTTATGTTTACACACGGTATCACAATCCTACTGTGAACGAGGTTGAGAACAAAATTGCATTTATGCAGGAAGGCGAAGCAGCAGCTTTGTTTTCTTCGGGGATGGCGGCGATAAGCACCGCGATACTTTCGCTCTGCAAATCGGGCGACGAGATTGTAAGCATTCCCTCGTTATACGGCGGAACTTACCGCTTTTTCAGAGATACATTGCCCAATTACGATATAAATGTAAAATATGTGGATGTGAATTCGTTGGACGACTTGAAATATCTCATCACTCCCAAAACAAAAATTGTATATCTCGAAACTCCGACAAATCCAACGCTCGACATTGTCGATATAGCAAAATTAGTAAAACTTGCACGCGGTGCGGAGAAGGAGTTTAAATCCAACATAACAATCATTATTGATAACACATTTGCTACAATAATCAACCAACAGCCGTTCGATTTTGGAGTCGATTTAATCATCGAAAGCATTACAAAATATTTAGGCGGTCACTCCGATTTAGTTGGCGGTGTAGCAATCGGTAGTAAGCAACTCATTAAGAAAATAAAAACTTTAGCAAAACATTTAGGGGGTTGCGCCGATCCGTTTGCAGCTTTTTTACTTGATAGAAGTTTAAAAACTTTCGAACTTCGTGTAAAAAGGCAAACTGAAAATGCCTTCGTATTAGCAAAAGCATTATCGAAACACAAAAAGGTGAACCGTGTTATTTATCCCGGACTTGCTTCGCATCCAAAACATCAGCTTGCAAAAAAGCAGATGACCGGTTTCGGAGCTATGGTTACAATCGAAGTAAAAAGGGGGGCGAAGGGGGCTGTTAAAGTCTGCGATAATTTAAAAGTGGCTATTAATGCGATGTCGTTAGGAGGGACAGAAACCCTCGTCAGCATTCCGGTTTATTCTTCGCATGTTAATATGTCGGGTGAAGAACTTGCACGGCATGGAGTTACACCGGGTATGATCCGCATTTCGGTTGGTGTCGAAGGAATCGACGACCTCGTGAACGATTTTAATCAGGCATTGGATAAAAATTAATTTCGTTGAATGGCTCGGGAAATAAAATCAAATAGAACTATCAGCGAGGCAGAAAAGATTGTATCGCAAAAAGAGGATCTGCGGCTGATTAATAAAGCTTTACGCGGCGACCAAACAGCTTACCAAAGGTTGGTTAATAAATATAAACCAACTATTACATTTGTATTGTATCGAGTTGTACAGGACAAAGATGATGTTGAAGATGTTGTTCAAGAAGTTTTTATAAATACTTTCAGGGCTTTGAAGAGCTTTAAAAAGGAGTACTCTTTTTTCTCTTGGATATATAAGATTGCATTAAACAAAGGCATCGACTATTTACGAAAGAAGAAGCTTAAAACTTTTTCAATTGATAAACCTATAGCAGCCAAAGACGGCGAAGTGCATTACGAAGTTCCCGATTCAACTTACGAGCCGGATAAACATATAATAGCAAGCGAGAAATCTGCATTAATCCAGGCGGCAATAGATAAACTACCACCTAAATATAAGCGTGTTATAATTATGCGGCATATGGAGGAGAAAGATTATTCCGAAATTGCCGAAGAGTTAAAACTTCCGATTGGCACTGTAAAAGTTCATATCTTCCGCGCAAGGGAGCTATTGAACAAATATCTGCGTCATAAAATCCGCCACTATTGAAACTTAATTTTTTGCAAAGCGTAAAGAGTTTAGAGTTTTATGAAATATTCTAAAAAATATAGTATTTTCCTTTTTTTCCTTTTCTTTACCACAGCCGCAGCGGCGTATAACCTTTTGTTGGACGATAAAAGATACCAAAAGGAAACCCCGTACGGCAATGAAAGAGAGCTAAAAGTAAACATCGAATCTGCTTTTGGTAAACTTGTTATCGGCAAATGCGATGATGAGAATGTTTTCAGTTACGATGTTTTACGCAATCCCAAATTGGGCGACCCAACCGACCAGATCAAATACACGATCATTGACAGGATAGGATATTTAGAAATCCCAAGTCCCGGCAGCGAGCAGTCGAAGAAAAAATCGTTTCACATAAGCAGTATAGAATCTGAAAAGTGGATATTAGACCTTACCGGCAGAATTCCAATTTCATTGGATATTCAATTAGGTGCGGGTAAAGGAAATTTTGATTTCACAGGTTTAAAGTTAAAGGATTTGGATATTTCGACCGGGGCAAGTTCTGTTACAATCATGTTTAATAAATTGAATCAGCAGACGATAGAAAACCTCAACATCGAAACCGGAGTTAGCAGGTTTAAAGCTTATAATTTATCCAACGCAAACTTCAACAAACTGAAATTCAGCGGTGGGATTGGCTCGTACGAGCTTGATTTCAGCGGCGAATTAAATAAAGAAGTAGATGTTGACATTGAGATTGGTTTGGGATCGATTACTATTTTAATTCCAAAATATGTGGGCGCCAAAGTTTACTACGAAAAGAATTGGATATCGAACATCGACCTAGACAGAGATTTTGATGAAGCACAAAATAATGAATACGTAACCTCGAACTATTCCGGAGCAAGTGGTAAGATGAATATCCAGATAGAAGCAGGGTTCGGAAGTGTGAAGGTAAAACGACTAAAGTAAATGGAGACCACCTGAACGGCAGCCTCCATCTCAACGAATTTTATATCGCGATACCTAAACCTAAAAGCGCAACAGGTTGGTTGGAGTAATTGTACTCTGCATTAATATGGAAAATAAAAAATTTCAATCCTAAACCTGCTGTGATTCGAAATGTATTCTCACCGTTCATCGTAATTTTAACTTCTGTCGCTGCAACGCCCGGAGGTGTCCATTGATATTTGAGTTCCATCGAAGAAGTTTCATAAGCAAACCCACCATAAAAAGTTGCAAATAATAGTGTCTTGCTGATTTGCGTTCCAAAACTTAAAGCCGAGGCTTCAATCAAAGGTTTTAATTTTAAATTTTGGTACATAATATGAGCTGACCAATCGAACGGTAAAGGTACAAACCATTGTCCAATATTATGTTGCAAGCCGAATCCAAGAAACGAAAACTCGCCGAAGTCGCCTATCTTGGTAGTTGGGTAATAACGAATTAATGCACGGGTTCCCAAAATATTACCTATCGCAATATGCGGAACTGGAATTAAAAAAATACCCGAATTCATACCATTAGCTAATCTAAGTGTGTCACCAGGTATTATGCTGCCGGGTACTATTGTCCCATCAGTGCCAAAAATTGTGGCAGTTTCTACGGGGGTTGGGTACTTATTTATTGGGCGGTAATAATTTAAATCGCTTAAATCAGCTTGAAATTTTTTAGCTTCGTCCGGTATTAATGCAAACATAAATTTTGCACCCACATAAACATCAATTCCGGTTGAAACATCGGCGGTGTGAAAAATACCCGAATTTAAATTGGCGCCGAAGGCATTCACGAACGGCTGCATATAACCTTTTGCGTAACCTTTTCCAAATTTCTGCAAACGTTCTTCAACCGTTTGAGCAGTAACTGCCGAAACGAATAAAAACGAAAATACTGTTAAGCCAGTAAATACTTGTAATAAT is a genomic window containing:
- a CDS encoding T9SS type A sorting domain-containing protein, which gives rise to MKTKFMIFLISFFIIFFNNLGYSQSSTFIPSDMIFKVENFGSSGNIYFSIKKVGTIYSGDVMKGLYCPAQKKIYSHEYQRKDDMVGCPNSSEPQSIIGVDHDIIWSEGDIPKTIYIDYIGAGGPRAPGFFDWIGYGIYEIKIKNKGLTIEKEYIFYIDFMDSNFPDDPGCDIIITYDNSKSINSRVYIRSGKITSLFEIENNKVYRVWNELQFIPKNQRNGDFFFPNILPLDGVTSDTLLSPAIVDINTNIIGPGDPELPNNEIIIDPYLYPEPSKLKDLKLTIADNITLTAQRKSALIIGNGAEISLGNNSVINIASGGNLFISANSIWSFGTNSQLTVNGNFKIKSKIPIGWNMLSVPNIVSNYDKSIVYPDAITPAYTYESGGYVPKSTLENGKGYWVKFNQGHTYEYEGPPILNHEINLVAGWNMIGSISLNLLKSKATSDPPGIISSYLYGYRNGAYHVADTIIPGLGYWVKANQSGILKLNINSTTSLNQPAFCADQPSANPPGASPIPKLVKPDSSATGISINPIFRWRKSTDAVSYRLQISTNNCFTNLIFDDPSITDTLKQVSLSYSTKYCWRVNASSDIATSNWSNTWVFTTQSAPQPPNPCDPVASLSTLDNFTITDANGNTQTMYTRNAGRAVNLGISDFEMPPVTPKGLFNVRFQSNKFIETVLPNQKIKRMPIVIKDAQYPININWNIKWQNNTKYWLTRPGSGEDKILLSSNGNLYIGSSQNDILFVEAQAALPRPCEFYKTFTEENIPENFTLYQNYPNPFNPTTVIKYDLPENGYVTLKIYDVLGKEVAKLVDGFQEAGYKSVEFDAINLTSGVYFYKLVVSSSNPLNASSYTSVKKMVLIR
- a CDS encoding PQQ-binding-like beta-propeller repeat protein translates to MKLRIYYFRRRKVSMRKFCIIILTTFLLVKLGFSYSGTIISGKITTTNSIPVNRAKICFVNAVDTNRQFISLSDSSGNYIITITGVENDDKEITDFKLYQNYPNPFSEQTTITYQIKQQSPVLISIYNILGQRVKTFQQEFTGQNIGQVQWDGKDGLGRKVANGIYFYSVSIRDKRQVRKMLFIDNIITSGTTAEVFRKTNNYYVEDLYQDSSNVYTVSIENTDSTKPKIEPMKIENVFVLGDTVLNFQVYEAILKVPQWPMVRYDASGRGHNVVYPYPKGLEDTSAKILWRRDFPHRVGMMSVGPEGNVYIGCRFSDTLLYAFSENGDLLWVVEGYNARVGVFISIKDDGTIIISSNTLQGDLTAAYTPLGENLWKTNISSTYSSPAISKNNIIYFCTYENPYWGKLIALNSLGGEIIWTKDGANNLCSPTVDKDGIIYYNSWYDKALIALYPDGKEKWRYTDSAGVNFLNLVIDGNGNIYFYKIQQPNLYCLTSQGKLKWIGKGFGELPRATPAITPNGNIISYMGNNIYLYNTEGKLLWELKLEFSVESYPVIDNKGRMYFGTDGSSLNRFEMIRINEFGIIDFSFNYFSNIVYSIVISDNGTVYYSGFYPFVVAIK
- the gdhA gene encoding NADP-specific glutamate dehydrogenase produces the protein MTEYISNLIEQVQIKNPGEKEFHQAVQEVFESLDLVLERNPAYRKAKILERMVEPERVIIFRVPWMDDKGEVQINRGFRIQMNSAIGPYKGGLRFHPSVNLGVLKFLAFEQVYKNSLTTLPMGGGKGGADFDTRGKSDNEVMRFCQSFMTELFRHIGADVDVPAGDIGVGAREIGFMFGQYKRLANEFTGVLTGKGLSWGGSLIRPEATGFGVVYFAEEMLKTKNDTFDGKTVSISGFGNVAWGAALKATELGAKVLSISGPDGFVHDKDGIKGEKINFMLDMRASGKDEVKMYADKFKVQFHPGKRPWGVKVDIALPCATQNELDENDAKELVKNGCKYVAEGANMPTTIAGVKVFQDGGILYAPGKASNAGGVATSGLEMTQNSMRLPWSREEVDQKLHSIMKNIHHTCVETAKEYGTPGNYVNGANIGGFLKVANAMLNQGVV
- a CDS encoding glucose 1-dehydrogenase; this translates as MKQEFKGKTFIITGASSGIGKAVAKLAVERGANATITARRLNELQITAKEINRQNIEIVSADITNEADRELVIEKTVTRFGGIDVLVNAAGIIGTGNIENTTLAQWDYMMDVNLRSLFRLIQLTLPHLIERKGNIVNVSSITGVRAFPNVLAYCVSKAGVDQLTHCVGLELAPKGVRINSVNPGVVVTNLHRAGGMEEEKYNAFLEHSKTTHPLGRVGQPEEVAELILFLASERAGWITGSSYSIDGGRSQTCAR
- a CDS encoding aminotransferase class I/II-fold pyridoxal phosphate-dependent enzyme translates to MKNKKNQKLSISTRAVHGKRLYAYTGPVALPIYQTSTYRFENSKLAIRYAEGDESVYVYTRYHNPTVNEVENKIAFMQEGEAAALFSSGMAAISTAILSLCKSGDEIVSIPSLYGGTYRFFRDTLPNYDINVKYVDVNSLDDLKYLITPKTKIVYLETPTNPTLDIVDIAKLVKLARGAEKEFKSNITIIIDNTFATIINQQPFDFGVDLIIESITKYLGGHSDLVGGVAIGSKQLIKKIKTLAKHLGGCADPFAAFLLDRSLKTFELRVKRQTENAFVLAKALSKHKKVNRVIYPGLASHPKHQLAKKQMTGFGAMVTIEVKRGAKGAVKVCDNLKVAINAMSLGGTETLVSIPVYSSHVNMSGEELARHGVTPGMIRISVGVEGIDDLVNDFNQALDKN
- a CDS encoding sigma-70 family RNA polymerase sigma factor — its product is MAREIKSNRTISEAEKIVSQKEDLRLINKALRGDQTAYQRLVNKYKPTITFVLYRVVQDKDDVEDVVQEVFINTFRALKSFKKEYSFFSWIYKIALNKGIDYLRKKKLKTFSIDKPIAAKDGEVHYEVPDSTYEPDKHIIASEKSALIQAAIDKLPPKYKRVIIMRHMEEKDYSEIAEELKLPIGTVKVHIFRARELLNKYLRHKIRHY
- a CDS encoding LiaF-related protein, yielding MKYSKKYSIFLFFLFFTTAAAAYNLLLDDKRYQKETPYGNERELKVNIESAFGKLVIGKCDDENVFSYDVLRNPKLGDPTDQIKYTIIDRIGYLEIPSPGSEQSKKKSFHISSIESEKWILDLTGRIPISLDIQLGAGKGNFDFTGLKLKDLDISTGASSVTIMFNKLNQQTIENLNIETGVSRFKAYNLSNANFNKLKFSGGIGSYELDFSGELNKEVDVDIEIGLGSITILIPKYVGAKVYYEKNWISNIDLDRDFDEAQNNEYVTSNYSGASGKMNIQIEAGFGSVKVKRLK